From a region of the Terriglobales bacterium genome:
- a CDS encoding ATP synthase F0 subunit C, producing MSGSLHVGLAALGASIGVGLIGMAASAAVGRNPGASTKILVQSILAIAFAEAIVFYALFLVR from the coding sequence ATGAGCGGGAGCCTTCACGTTGGCCTGGCAGCACTTGGCGCATCTATTGGCGTAGGTTTGATTGGCATGGCGGCTTCGGCCGCGGTGGGGCGCAATCCGGGCGCGTCCACCAAGATTCTGGTGCAGTCGATTCTAGCCATCGCCTTCGCTGAAGCGATCGTGTTCTATGCCCTGTTCCTGGTGAGATAG